Proteins from a genomic interval of Salmo salar chromosome ssa14, Ssal_v3.1, whole genome shotgun sequence:
- the LOC106569258 gene encoding 52 kDa repressor of the inhibitor of the protein kinase isoform X2 translates to MGGCSAPNCSNSTTIGKQLFRFPKEPIRKNKWLVNCRRNFVPTPHSRLCQDHFELSQFEEIARSPAGGKKLKPNAIPTLFSVQNPPYPITPQIVLPFKPEPERDLNVGDHGYARRQPTLGMEEDVDELHKAEERPCTHCQPYKTLLEQEMQHTARLQKEAEEMKKRMFKLDRIERGLQTFLYEDQIRALTLTKRSRRAVWSHETVLKARKIRCAVGAKGYEFLRELGYPLPSYRTLCNRLEEKIMVTTAMGCDELAELGLGIISTCDSPEGDGDNEEAFIGVMS, encoded by the exons ATGGGTGGGTGTTCCGCTCCAAATTGCTCAAACTCAACAACCATTGGGAAACAACTATTTCGTTTTCCAAAAGAGCCTATACGCAAGAATAAATGGCTTGTAAACTGCCGGCGTAATTTTGTACCAACTCCACATTCCAGACTGTGCCAG GACCATTTTGAGCTGAGTCAGTTTGAAGAAATAGCCAGGTCGCCAGCAGGGGGAAAGAAGCTGAAACCAAATGCTATCCCTACTCTTTTCAGTGTGCAAAATCCACCTTATCCAATCACCCCACAGATAGTGCTACCTTTCAAACCAGAGCCAG AGAGAGATCTGAATGTGGGGGATCATGGCTATGCACGGCGGCAACCAACTCTGGGCATGGAGGAAGATGTTGATGAACTACACAAGGCAGAGGAACGCCCCTGCACCCATTGTCAGCCTTACAAAACCCTGCTGGAACAAGAAATGCAACACACTGCCAGACTTCAGAAAGAG GCTGAGGAAATGAAGAAGAGGATGTTCAAACTGGACAGAATAGAGAGGGGCCTCCAGACATTTCTGTATGAAGACCAGATCCGTGCCCTGACCCTGACCAAGCGTTCCCGGagagctgtgtggtcccatgagaCAGTGCTGAAGGCTCGTAAAATCCGATGTGCAGTCGGTGCCAAGGGTTACGAATTCCTTCGGGAGTTAGGCTACCCTTTGCCCTCTTATAGAACTTTATGCAACCGCCTGGAGGAAAAAATCATGGTGACGACAGCCATGGGCTGTGATGAGCTTGCAGAGCTTGGTCTAGGAATCATATCTACATGTGACAGTCCAGAGGGAGATGGGGACAATGAGGAGGCTTTCATTGGAGTGATGTCATGA
- the LOC106569258 gene encoding THAP domain-containing protein 1 isoform X1: MGGCSAPNCSNSTTIGKQLFRFPKEPIRKNKWLVNCRRNFVPTPHSRLCQDHFELSQFEEIARSPAGGKKLKPNAIPTLFSVQNPPYPITPQIVLPFKPEPVERDLNVGDHGYARRQPTLGMEEDVDELHKAEERPCTHCQPYKTLLEQEMQHTARLQKEAEEMKKRMFKLDRIERGLQTFLYEDQIRALTLTKRSRRAVWSHETVLKARKIRCAVGAKGYEFLRELGYPLPSYRTLCNRLEEKIMVTTAMGCDELAELGLGIISTCDSPEGDGDNEEAFIGVMS; the protein is encoded by the exons ATGGGTGGGTGTTCCGCTCCAAATTGCTCAAACTCAACAACCATTGGGAAACAACTATTTCGTTTTCCAAAAGAGCCTATACGCAAGAATAAATGGCTTGTAAACTGCCGGCGTAATTTTGTACCAACTCCACATTCCAGACTGTGCCAG GACCATTTTGAGCTGAGTCAGTTTGAAGAAATAGCCAGGTCGCCAGCAGGGGGAAAGAAGCTGAAACCAAATGCTATCCCTACTCTTTTCAGTGTGCAAAATCCACCTTATCCAATCACCCCACAGATAGTGCTACCTTTCAAACCAGAGCCAG TAGAGAGAGATCTGAATGTGGGGGATCATGGCTATGCACGGCGGCAACCAACTCTGGGCATGGAGGAAGATGTTGATGAACTACACAAGGCAGAGGAACGCCCCTGCACCCATTGTCAGCCTTACAAAACCCTGCTGGAACAAGAAATGCAACACACTGCCAGACTTCAGAAAGAG GCTGAGGAAATGAAGAAGAGGATGTTCAAACTGGACAGAATAGAGAGGGGCCTCCAGACATTTCTGTATGAAGACCAGATCCGTGCCCTGACCCTGACCAAGCGTTCCCGGagagctgtgtggtcccatgagaCAGTGCTGAAGGCTCGTAAAATCCGATGTGCAGTCGGTGCCAAGGGTTACGAATTCCTTCGGGAGTTAGGCTACCCTTTGCCCTCTTATAGAACTTTATGCAACCGCCTGGAGGAAAAAATCATGGTGACGACAGCCATGGGCTGTGATGAGCTTGCAGAGCTTGGTCTAGGAATCATATCTACATGTGACAGTCCAGAGGGAGATGGGGACAATGAGGAGGCTTTCATTGGAGTGATGTCATGA
- the toe1 gene encoding target of EGR1 protein 1, with amino-acid sequence MTSSMVVPVIDVQNDNFKELWPAMVLAIKTASFIALDTELSGLGSRKALLAECIEDRYKAICNAARTRSILSLGFACFKKLENKDDDTYLVQVYNLTLLCSEEYVIEPQSVQFLVQHGFDFNKQYAEGVPYIKGNDKGGDSHGINMRMLFVELLRARKPLVLHNGLIDMVFLYQCFYAHLPDKLGTFTADLSQMFPAGIYDTKYATEYELRFAASYLEYAYKKCKLDNSKSLEVVGNGRHLFLEFCKYSGHLSSYVDFRPCLAGSSLEGPLNVCQRFSAYGWCPNGSQCPLSHDTDLIIQHDEKNKVEKKKKRKRKRKNSSQGNVDLEGASENKQAHMELKDGEQGPDQVIPDTDSKPPPVTEQVDGTPVQGSESGEKMMTEKVEEGNGVAEPQAVSADEEMKTDQEQVEGNGVSEPQPLATSDATKKEKSKRKKLEGGSHRAGFDAFMTGYIFSYAATLTERVGKPPCSESWLPECLNKVYLSGKSVPMHIVKSTFSKSSKAHMHKMDIVWGKSFSSSVASKAEGTI; translated from the exons ATGACATCCTCCATGGTAGTCCCTGTTATTGATGTGCAAAATGATAATTTCAAAGAACTGTGGCCTGCTATGGTCCTTGCAATCAAGACTGCCTCCTTCATTGCACTGGATACA GAATTGAGTGGGCTTGGAAGCAGAAAAGCTTTGCTGGCAGA ATGCATAGAGGACCGTTACAAAGCCATATGCAATGCAGCTCGCACACGCTCCATTCTCTCCCTTGGGTTTGCTTGTTTTAAGAAACTTGAAAACAAG GATGATGATACGTACCTTGTTCAGGTGTACAACCTGACGTTGCTCTGCAGTGAGGAGTATGTAATTGAACCACAATCTGTGCAGTTCCTGGTGCAACATGGATTTGACTTCAACAAACAATATGCTGAAGGTGTCCCTTATATCAAGGGCAATGACAAG GGAGGGGATTCCCATGGAATAAACATGCGGATGCTGTTTGTTGAACTCCTGCGTGCTCGCAAGCCATTGGTTCTACACAATGGCTTGATCGACATGGTGTTCCTGTATCAGTGCTTCTATGCCCACCTGCCAGATAAACTTGGCACTTTCACTGCTGACCTGTCCCAGATGTTCCCAGCTGGGATATATGACACCAAGTACGCCACAGAATATGAGCTACGCTTTGCTGCCTCTTACCTGGAGTATGCCTACAAGAAATG TAAATTGGACAACAGCAAGTCTCTTGAGGTTGTTGGTAATGGACGCCATCTGTTCCTGGAGTTCTGCAAATACTCAGGCCACCTGTCCAGCTATGTGGACTTCAGGCCCTGCCTGGCCGGGTCTAGCCTCGAGGGACCGCTGAATGTCTGCCAGCGTTTCTCT GCTTACGGTTGGTGCCCCAATGGGTCACAGTGTCCCTTGTCACATGACACTGACCTCATCATCCAGCATGATGAAAAAAACAAGGTGGAAAAGAAAAAGAAACgtaagaggaaaagaaaaaactcTTCTCAGGGGAATGTGGACTTGGAAGGTGCCTCCGAGAATAAGCAGGCCCatatggagctgaaggatggagaGCAGGGCCCGGACCAGGTGATCCCTGACACAGACAGCAAACCTCCCCCTGTCACAGAGCAGGTAGATGGGACTCCGGTACAGGGGTCAGAGAGCGGTGAGAAAATGATGACAGAGAAGGTAGAGGAAGGCAACGGAGTCGCAGAGCCACAGGCTGTCTCTGCAGATGAAGAAATGAAGACTGACCAAGAACAGGTAGAAGGCAATGGTGTGTCAGAGCCACAGCCTCTGGCCACATCTGATGCAACAAAGAAAGAAAAGTCCAAGAGGAAGAAGCTGGAAGGAGGTTCCCACCGGGCAGGGTTCGATGCATTCATGACTGGCTACATCTTCTCCTATGCTGCCactctgacagagagagtagGTAAGCCACCGTGTTCAGAGTCCTGGCTCCCTGAGTGCCTGAACAAAGTCTACCTCAGTGGCAAGTCTGTCCCGATGCATATTGTCAAGAGCACCTTCTCCAAGTCCTCCAAGGCTCACATGCACAAGATGGACATTGTGTGGGGAAAAAGCTTTTCTAGCAGTGTGGCTAGCAAAGCAGAGGGAACTATATAA